In one window of Fictibacillus phosphorivorans DNA:
- the secA gene encoding preprotein translocase subunit SecA produces MISILKKIFPSSNDRTLNRYERIAEKVETLAEEFKALNDEALANKTAEFKSRIEKGESLDDLLPEAFATVREASARVLNMRHYPVQIMGAVALHEGNIAEMKTGEGKTLVATMPVYLNALDGKGTHVVTVNEYLARRDSEIMAPLYNFLGLSVGLNVSDLSKEEKREAYAADITYGTNNEFGFDYLRDNMVVYKEQMVQRRNYAIVDEVDSILIDEARTPLIISGSAQKSTQLYQMANMFVRQLKKETDYTVDEKTKNVQLSEEGINRAEQMFSIDNLYDYQHVTLNHHINQALKANIIMQRDVDYVVQDGEIVIVDPFTGRLMAGRRYSDGLHQAIEAKEGLEIQRESMTLATITFQNYFRMYNKLAGMTGTAKTEEEEFRNIYNMDVICIPTNRPIARDDRSDLIYKTMQGKFKAIAAEIEERHKTGQPILVGTVAVETSELLSQLLTKRKIKHNVLNAKNHEREAEIIENAGQLGMVTIATNMAGRGTDIKLGEGVREVGGLHILGTERHESRRIDNQLRGRAGRQGDPGSSRFYISMEDELMRRFGSDNLMTMMERLGMDEETPIESKMVTKAVESAQKRVEGSNFDARKQLLQYDDVMRQQREIIYAQRQEVLDAENLSDIVLRMIDSTLERIVTVHTPEAEVQEEWNTKEIADYVNAVMFTEPTFTEKDLFGLDREEIIEKIQAKVHAAFAEKETQLPAEQIAEFEKAVILRSVDSKWMDHIDQMEQLRQGIHLRAYGQNDPLREYQFEGFEMFEAMVAAIEEEVTTYILKSQIEQNMQREQVAEGKAVVPSDKQDTAKKKKPVRKAQDIKRNDPCPCGSGKKYKQCHGAEQE; encoded by the coding sequence ATGATTAGCATTTTGAAAAAGATTTTTCCAAGTTCCAATGACCGAACGTTGAATAGATACGAGAGAATTGCGGAAAAAGTGGAAACGTTAGCTGAAGAGTTTAAAGCTTTAAATGATGAGGCTTTGGCGAACAAAACGGCTGAGTTCAAGAGCCGTATCGAAAAAGGGGAATCTCTGGATGACCTTCTCCCTGAAGCGTTTGCGACGGTGCGTGAAGCATCAGCTCGTGTATTAAACATGCGTCATTATCCTGTACAGATTATGGGTGCGGTTGCGCTTCATGAAGGTAACATTGCAGAGATGAAAACCGGTGAAGGTAAAACGTTAGTAGCGACAATGCCGGTTTATTTAAACGCACTAGATGGAAAAGGAACTCATGTTGTTACAGTCAACGAATACTTGGCTCGTCGTGACTCTGAGATCATGGCGCCGCTATACAATTTCCTAGGTTTAAGTGTTGGATTGAACGTTTCTGACCTCTCAAAAGAAGAGAAGCGTGAGGCGTACGCAGCAGATATCACATATGGTACGAACAACGAGTTCGGCTTCGACTATTTGCGTGACAACATGGTGGTTTATAAAGAACAGATGGTTCAGCGTCGTAACTATGCGATCGTCGATGAGGTTGACTCCATTTTAATTGACGAAGCGCGTACACCGTTGATCATTTCAGGTTCTGCTCAAAAATCAACGCAGCTTTATCAGATGGCGAACATGTTTGTGCGTCAACTGAAAAAAGAAACAGATTATACAGTAGATGAAAAGACTAAGAACGTTCAGCTTTCTGAAGAAGGTATCAACCGAGCGGAGCAGATGTTCTCGATCGATAACTTATATGATTATCAGCACGTAACACTGAATCACCATATTAACCAGGCGTTAAAAGCGAACATCATCATGCAGCGAGATGTGGATTATGTCGTTCAAGACGGCGAGATCGTAATCGTCGACCCGTTCACAGGACGTTTGATGGCTGGTCGTCGTTACAGCGATGGTCTTCACCAAGCGATTGAAGCGAAGGAAGGTTTGGAGATTCAGCGTGAGAGTATGACCCTTGCGACGATAACGTTCCAAAACTACTTCCGTATGTACAACAAGCTTGCTGGTATGACGGGTACAGCGAAAACGGAAGAAGAAGAATTCCGTAACATCTACAACATGGATGTTATCTGTATTCCGACGAACCGTCCGATCGCGCGTGATGATAGATCGGATCTTATTTATAAAACGATGCAAGGCAAGTTCAAAGCGATCGCTGCTGAAATCGAAGAGCGTCATAAAACAGGACAGCCGATCCTTGTGGGTACGGTTGCCGTTGAAACCTCTGAACTACTTTCACAGCTTTTAACGAAGCGTAAGATCAAGCATAACGTGTTGAACGCGAAAAACCATGAGCGTGAAGCAGAGATCATCGAAAATGCGGGTCAGCTTGGCATGGTTACGATCGCAACGAATATGGCTGGTCGTGGTACGGATATCAAGCTTGGTGAAGGCGTTCGTGAGGTTGGCGGACTGCACATCCTTGGTACAGAGCGTCACGAATCACGTCGTATCGATAACCAGTTGCGTGGTCGTGCGGGTCGTCAAGGAGATCCAGGTTCGTCACGTTTCTACATCTCGATGGAAGACGAATTGATGCGTCGATTTGGTTCTGACAACTTGATGACGATGATGGAGCGTCTTGGCATGGATGAAGAGACGCCGATTGAGTCAAAAATGGTTACAAAAGCCGTTGAATCTGCACAAAAACGTGTAGAGGGATCAAACTTTGATGCTCGTAAACAGCTTCTACAATATGACGATGTTATGCGTCAACAGCGTGAGATCATCTATGCACAGCGTCAAGAAGTTCTAGATGCTGAGAACTTAAGTGATATCGTACTGCGCATGATCGATTCTACACTCGAGCGTATCGTTACAGTTCATACACCTGAGGCGGAAGTTCAAGAAGAGTGGAACACGAAAGAAATCGCGGATTACGTGAATGCAGTTATGTTCACTGAGCCGACATTTACAGAAAAAGATCTATTCGGTCTTGATCGTGAAGAGATCATCGAGAAGATTCAAGCGAAAGTACACGCGGCGTTTGCTGAAAAAGAAACACAGCTACCTGCTGAACAGATCGCTGAGTTTGAAAAAGCCGTAATCTTACGTTCGGTTGACAGCAAATGGATGGATCACATTGACCAGATGGAACAGCTTCGTCAAGGTATCCACCTTCGTGCTTATGGTCAGAACGATCCGTTGCGTGAATACCAGTTTGAAGGCTTCGAGATGTTCGAAGCGATGGTTGCAGCGATCGAAGAGGAAGTTACAACTTACATCTTAAAATCTCAGATCGAGCAAAACATGCAGCGTGAACAAGTGGCTGAAGGAAAAGCCGTTGTTCCGAGCGATAAACAAGATACAGCAAAAAAGAAAAAGCCGGTTCGCAAAGCACAAGACATCAAGCGTAATGATCCTTGTCCATGCGGAAGCGGAAAGAAATACAAGCAATGTCACGGAGCTGAACAAGAATAG